In Deltaproteobacteria bacterium, one genomic interval encodes:
- the ssb gene encoding single-stranded DNA-binding protein, producing the protein MAGINKVILIGRLGKDPEVRYTADGTAVANFSIATSDEWKDKGTGEKKERTEWHRIVAWRRLGEICGEYLSKGRQVYIEGSLQTREWEDQDGKKRWTTEIVARNMQMLGTRDQVESFSQQAPTPGPVRPAGGPEPTAKEPIETDIPF; encoded by the coding sequence ATGGCAGGCATTAACAAGGTTATCCTGATTGGTCGCCTGGGCAAAGATCCGGAGGTGCGTTATACAGCAGACGGCACGGCTGTTGCCAATTTCAGCATTGCCACTTCTGACGAATGGAAAGATAAAGGAACGGGTGAAAAAAAAGAGCGCACTGAGTGGCACCGCATTGTGGCCTGGCGTAGACTAGGTGAGATATGCGGGGAATACCTTTCCAAGGGTAGACAGGTCTATATTGAGGGGAGTCTTCAGACAAGGGAATGGGAAGATCAGGATGGTAAGAAGCGCTGGACTACGGAAATTGTAGCCCGTAACATGCAGATGCTTGGAACGCGTGACCAGGTGGAATCGTTTTCACAACAAGCTCCAACTCCGGGACCTGTCCGTCCGGCAGGCGGGCCTGAACCAACAGCTAAGGAACCCATCGAAACCGATATCCCTTTTTAA
- the tatA gene encoding twin-arginine translocase TatA/TatE family subunit: MFGIGMPELIIILVIILIIFGAGKLPEIGSGIGRGIKNFKKATSGELEEEPGSQEREKLAEADKLAEADKAEEENKA, translated from the coding sequence ATGTTCGGAATAGGCATGCCGGAGTTAATCATAATTTTGGTTATTATCTTGATTATTTTCGGGGCCGGCAAGTTACCTGAGATCGGAAGCGGCATTGGAAGGGGGATCAAGAATTTTAAGAAAGCAACTTCCGGAGAGTTGGAAGAGGAGCCCGGCTCGCAAGAGCGGGAAAAACTGGCAGAGGCAGACAAGCTGGCGGAGGCAGACAAGGCAGAAGAGGAAAACAAGGCATAA
- a CDS encoding DnaJ domain-containing protein — MGETSDEKDKGKLHKVLGAGIGWIVAGPVGAALGLLVGHTMENNPDLLGKELLGGRLKPYYDVLQVPYDARPQEIKAAYKSLAQKYHPDRFIDTDPVIQELVQGKMTEINEAYARIMDSVKRS, encoded by the coding sequence ATGGGTGAGACATCGGACGAAAAAGATAAGGGGAAACTTCACAAAGTACTGGGTGCAGGCATTGGCTGGATTGTGGCAGGACCGGTAGGGGCCGCCCTCGGTCTTTTGGTGGGACATACGATGGAAAACAATCCGGATCTATTGGGAAAGGAGTTGCTGGGGGGTAGGCTCAAGCCATATTATGACGTCCTTCAGGTTCCGTATGATGCCAGGCCACAGGAAATCAAGGCGGCCTACAAGAGCCTTGCGCAGAAGTATCATCCTGACAGGTTTATAGATACAGACCCGGTGATTCAGGAGTTGGTCCAGGGTAAGATGACCGAAATCAATGAAGCCTATGCAAGGATTATGGATAGTGTGAAAAGGAGTTGA